From Neospora caninum Liverpool complete genome, chromosome VIII, a single genomic window includes:
- a CDS encoding 30S ribosomal protein S15P/S13e, related has protein sequence MGRMYGPGKGMSASALPWRRKPPTWLKIKPSDVEEHIVKLAKKGQTPSQIGVTLRDSFGVPQVKSVTGNKILRILKIQGLAPELPEDLYYLIKKAVSVRKHLERNRKDKDAKFRLILVESRIHRLARYYKRTKQLPATWKYQSATASALVA, from the exons ATGGGGCGCATGTACGGTCCCGGCAAGGGCATGTCTGCCAGCGCTCTCCCCTGGCGCAGAAAGCCCCCGACGTGGCTGAAAATCAAACCCTCCGACGTCGAAGAGCACATCGTCAAGCTCGCCAAGAAGGGCCAAACGCCCTCCCAG ATCGGCGTTACGCTCAGAGATTCCTTCGGAGTGCCTCAGGTCAAATCCGTCACTGGCAACAAGATCCTCCGTATCCTCAAGATCCAAG GTCTTGCTCCCGAGCTGCCTGAGGATCTGTACTACCTGATCAAGAAGGCCGTGAGCGTGCGCAAGCAtttggagagaaacaggaaagacaagGACGCGAAGTTCCGCCTCATTCTCGTCGAGTCTCGCATCCACCGTCTCGCGCGTTACTACAAGCGCACCAAGCAGCTGCCTGCCACGTGGAAGTACCAGTCTGCTACCGCTTCGGCGCTCGTCGCGtaa